A window of Mangifera indica cultivar Alphonso chromosome 13, CATAS_Mindica_2.1, whole genome shotgun sequence contains these coding sequences:
- the LOC123194600 gene encoding casein kinase 1-like protein HD16, whose protein sequence is MPELRSRARRYRASVNQNPNPNPEPISTSQQPPSNNNINNNNNNNNRKKLTVRTRQQRRAGQIKTKPNAIIAVDDKKDGNNNNIVNVQETPPLKDDEVARVLAEEVAERKMDEYDSGGRSADKGAGAEDEGSTAPLPEKVQVGGSPLYRIERKLGKGGFGQVYVGRRISPTIERTGPGALEVALKFEHRSSKGCNYGPPYEWQVYNALGGSHGVPRVHFKGRQGDYYVMVMDMLGPSLWDVWNNNSHTMSIEMVACIAIEAISILEKMHSRGYVHGDVKPENFLLGPSGTPDEKKLFLVDLGLATRWRDGSTGQHVEYDQRPDVFRGTVRYASVHAHLGRTGSRRDDLESLAYTLIFLLRGRLPWQGYQGENKGFLVCKKKMATSPETLCCFCPQPFRQFVEYVVNLKFDEEPNYAKYISLFDGIVGPNPDIRPINTDGAQKLIYQVGHKRGRLTVEDEEDEQPKKKVRMGMPATQWISVYNARRPMKQRYHYNVADGRLSQHIEKGNEDGLFISSVASCSNLWALIMDAGTGFSAQVYELSPYFLHKEWIMEQWEKNYYISAIAGANNGSSFVVMSKGTQYLQQSYKVSDSFPFKWINKKWREGFYVTAMATAGSRWAIVMSRGAGFSDQVVELDFLYPSEGIHRRWDSGYRITSTAATWDQAAFVLSVPRRKPADETQETLRTSAFPSTHVKEKWAKNLYIASVCHGRTVS, encoded by the exons ATGCCTGAACTGCGTAGCCGAGCTCGCAGATATCGGGCCTCCGTCAACCAAAACCCGAACCCGAATCCGGAACCAATTTCGACAAGCCAACAACCTCCCTCCAAcaacaatattaacaataacaataataataataacaggaAGAAGCTGACTGTTCGAACTCGACAACAAAGGAGAGCCGGACAGATTAAGACGAAACCCAACGCGATCATCGCTGTTGATGACAAGAAGGAcggtaataataataatattgtgaACGTTCAGGAAACACCGCCCTTGAAGGACGACGAAGTGGCTAGGGTTTTGGCAGAAGAAGTTGCTGAGAGAAAGATGGATGAGTACGACAGCGGTGGCCGTAGCGCAGATAAGGGTGCTGGAGCTGAGGATGAAGGAAGCACGGCTCCGCTTCCCGAGaag GTCCAGGTTGGTGGTTCCCCATTGTACAGAATAGAAAGAAAACTGGGGAAAGGAGGCTTTGGGCAAGTGTATGTTGGTCGGCGGATTAGTCCAACAATTGAAAGAACTGGGCCAGGAGCTTTAGAG GTAGCCTTAAAATTTGAGCATAGAAGTAGTAAAGGGTGTAATTATGGACCACCTTATGAGTGGCAAGTTTACAA TGCACTTGGCGGTAGTCATGGTGTGCCACGGGTTCATTTCAAGGGCCGTCAAGGTGACTACTATGTCATG GTTATGGATATGCTTGGACCTAGTTTATGGGATGTTTGGAATAACAATTCACATAC GATGTCAATTGAAATGGTTGCATGCATTGCTATTGAAGCAATCTCCATTTTAGAGAAAATGCACTCTAGAGG ATATGTGCATGGGGATGTAAAACCTGAAAACTTTTTGCTTGGTCCTTCTGGAACTCCTGACGAGAAAAAGCTTTTTCTTGTTGATCTTGGGCTGG CTACCAGGTGGCGAGATGGTTCAACTGGCCAACATGTTGAATATGACCAACGTCCAGATGTTTTCAG AGGAACAGTGCGCTATGCTAGTGTGCATGCTCATCTTGGTAGAACTGGTAGCAGGAGAGATGACCTAGAGTCACTTGCATACAcactcatttttcttcttcgtGGCCGACTTCCTTGGCAAGGATATCAG ggggaaaataaaGGATTCCTTGTATGCAAGAAGAAGATGGCCACTTCTCCAGAAACATTGTGTTGCTTTTGCCCTCAGCCCTTTCGGCAGTTTGTTGAGTATGTGGTGAATTTGAAGTTTGACGAGGAACCCAATTATGCAAAATATATCTCCCTTTTTGATGGAATTGTTGGTCCAAATCCAGATATCAGACCAATAAACACTGATGGTGCACAGAAG CTTATATATCAGGTAGGACATAAGAGAGGACGACTGACAGTGGAGGACGAAGAAGATGAACAGCCAAAGAAGAAGGTTCGCATGGGGATGCCCGCAACTCAATGGATTAGTGTTTATAATGCTCGTCGGCCAATGAAGCAAAG ATATCATTATAATGTTGCTGATGGAAGGCTGTCACAACATATTGAGAAAGGAAATGAAGATGGGCTATTTATCAGTAGTGTGGCTTCGTGTTCAAATCTGTGGGCATTAATTATGGATGCTGGCACTGGCTTCAGTGCTCAAGTTTATGAACTCTCACCCTACTTCCTTCACAAG GAATGGATAATGGAGCAATGGGAGAAAAATTACTACATCAGTGCAATAGCTGGCGCTAATAATGGTAGCTCTTTTGTTGTAATGTCTAAAG GGACCCAGTATTTGCAGCAATCCTACAAAGTCAGCGATTCGTTTCCGTTTAAGTGGATCAATAAAAAATGGAGGGAGGGTTTTTATGTCACTGCCATGGCCACAGCTGGAAGTAGGTGGGCAATTGTTATGTCACGTGGTGCAGGATTTTCTGACCAG GTCGTGGAACTAGATTTTTTGTATCCTAGTGAAGGTATTCATCGGAGGTGGGATAGTGGTTACCGTATCACATCAACTGCAGCAACTTGGGACCAGGCTGCATTTGTTCTTAGTGTTCCAAGACGAAAACCAGCTGATGAAACTCAAGAGACTCTTAGGACTTCTGCTTTTCCTAGTACTCATGTTAAG GAGAAATGGGCAAAGAATCTTTATATTGCATCTGTTTGCCATGGTCGAACTGTTTCATGA